The Stenotrophomonas sp. ZAC14D1_NAIMI4_1 DNA segment GCGCCGCGACCGTGAGCCGCTGGCCGCGCTGGCCACCGCCGAAATGGGCAAGGTCCACGCCGAATCGCTGGCCGAAATCGAAAAATGCGCGCTGCTGTGCGACTGGTACGCCGAAAACGGTGCGCAGTTCCTGCGCGACGAACCCACCCAGGTGGCCAACAACAAGGCCTACGTGTCCTACCTGCCGCTGGGTGTGGTGCTGGGCATCATGCCGTGGAATTTCCCGTACTGGCAGGTGATGCGGGCGGCCGTGCCGATCCTGATGGGCGGCAATGGCTTCCTGCTCAAGCCGGCCGAGAACATCGTCGGCACCGCGCAGCTGCTCGATGCCGCCTGGCGCGAGGCTGGGCTGCCGGACGGCACCTTCATTGCGGCCAACATCAGCCGCGAAGGCACCAGTGCGGCCATCGCCGATGACCGCATCGCCGCGGTCACCCTCACCGGCAGCGTGGCCGCGGGCCGCAGCATTGCCGCCCAGGCCGGGCAGGCGCTGAAGAAGGTGGTGCTGGAACTGGGCGGCTCTGATCCGTTCATCGTGCTGGCAGACGCCGATCTCGATGCTGCCGTCGACGCGGCCGTCGCTTCGCGCTTCCAGAACACCGGGCAGGTCTGCATTGCCGGCAAGCGCATCATCGTCGAAGCGGCGGTGTACGACCGTTTCGTGGCGCAGTTCTGCCAGAAGGTGCAGGCCCTGACGATTGGTGATGGCCGCGAAGCCGGTAACCGCATCGGCCCGATGGCCCGGCAGGATCTGCTGGAACAGCTGGATGCGCAGGTGCGTGCCTCGGTCGATGCCGGCGCGCAGCTGCTGGTCGGCGGTCACCAGCTGGACCGCCCGGGCAGCTTCTACGCGCCGACCGTGCTGGCCGGCGTGGAGCCGGGTATGCAGGCCTTCGATACCGAGACGTTCGGGCCGGTTGCCTCCATCACCCGCGCACGCGACGCCGATCATGCGGTGGAGCTGGCCAACCAGAGCGAGTTCGGTCTGAGCGGCAACCTGTGGACCGGCAACCGTGAACGGGCCATGCAGCTGGCGCGCCGCCTGCAGACCGGCGGCGTGTTCGTCAACGGTTTCTCGGCCTCTGACCCGCGCGTGCCGATCGGTGGCGTGAAGAAGAGCGGCTTCGGCCGCGAGCTTTCGCACTTCGGCATCCGTGAATTCGTCAACGCGCAGACGGTCTGGTTCGACAAGCGTTGACACTCGGCTCCCATCCTTCCTGCAACGATCCACCATCAGTCCAGCGAAAAGGACGGCATTCCAATGTCAAAGGGTTCAGATCTGCTTGTCGCCGCACTTGAGAACGAAGGCGTCGAGCGCATTTTCGGTATTCCCGGCGAAGAAAACCTCGACGTGGTCGAGTCGCTGCGCCATTCCAGCATCGAGCTGGTCATCACCCGCCACGAGCAGGCGGCGGTGTTCATGGCGGCCACGTACGGCCGCCTGACCGGCAAGCCGGGCGTGTGCCTGGCCACCCTCGGCCCCGGCGCGCTCAACTTCACCACTGGCGCGGCCTATGCGCTGCTGGGCGCGTGGCCGGTCATCATGATCACCGGCCAGAAGGGCATCGTCGCCAGCAAGCAGGCGCGTTTCCAGATCGTGGACATCGTCAGCACGATGAAGCCGCTGACCAAGCTGGCCCGGCAGATCGTCTCGGCCCGGACCATTCCGACCATCGTCCGCGAGGCCTTTCGCGTGGCCCAGGAGGAGCGCCCCGGCCCGGTGCTGCTGGAGCTGCCCGAGGACATCGCCGCCACCGAAGTCGAGGATGTGGCGCTGATTCCCACCCACGCGGTGGACCGGCCGATTGCCAGCCCGGAAGCGCTGGACCGCGCGGCGGAGATCATCCGTACCGCAAAGCGACCGCTGCTGATGATCGCTTCGGCGGCGTCGCGGCCGCAGTCCAGCGAGGCGCTGTCGGCCTTCGTGCAGCGCGCCGGCATTCCGTTCTTCACCACGCAGATGGGCAAGGGCGCGGTGGCCGGTGGCTCGGGCCTGTACATGGGCACCGCGGCGCTGACCGAGCGCGACTACGTTCACATGGCCATCGACCAGGCCGATGTGATCGTGACCATCGGCCACGAAGTGACCGAGAAGCCGCCGTTCGTGATGCGTCCGGGTGGTCCGACGGTCATCCATATCGGTTATTCGCAGGCGGCGGTGGAGCAGGTGTATTTCCCGCAGGTGGAGGTGATCGGCGACATCGGCCGGTCGCTGACCCAGCTCGGCGACCGCATCGAAGGTGCCGTGGCCAACGCCGATGCGCTGCTGCCGCTGCGCGCGACCATCCTGGAGCACCTCGCTGATCGTGCCGAGGAGGACGGGTTCACCCCGCAGCGGCTCGTGCATGACGTGCGCCAGGTGATGCCGCCGGACGGCATCGTGGCGCTGGACAACGGCATGTACAAGATCTGGTTTGCGCGCAATTACCGCACCCAGGTGGCCAATACGCTGCTGCTGGACAATGCCCTGGCGACGATGGGGGCGGGCCTGCCGTCGGCGATCATGGCCTCGATCCTGTATCCGCAGCGGCGGGTGCTGGCGGTCTGCGGCGATGGCGGCTTCATGATGAACAGCCAGGAGCTGGAGACGGCGCGCCGGCTGGGCCTGAACCTGGTGGTGCTGATCCTCAACGACGGCGCCTACGGCATGATCCGCTGGAAGCAGGCGGTGGACGGCTTCACCGACTATGGCATGACCTTCACCAACCCGGATTTCGTGAAGTACGCCGAGGCCTACGGCTGCAAGGGCCATGAGGTGACGGCCATCGAGCAGTTCATCCCGACCCTGGAAGCCGCCTTCAACGAGGGTGGGGTGCACCTGGTGTCGGTGCCGGTGGACTATTCGGAGAACCAGCGGGTGCTGGTGGAGGAATTGCGGCAGGCGTTCCCCGGGAATGCCTGAGGTAGCGCCGGGCCACGCCCGGCGGATTCTGGGCGACTGAACGCCGGGCATGGCCCGGAGCTACCGGCTGCGGCGGGGCCGGGGCAGGGCGGTTTTGGTATGCTGGGCAACCGGCTGTGCCGGGCGCAACCTCCCCCCTCACTACACGATTCCCGCAGATCCATGAGCGAAGCTACCGATACCCCCCCCGTCGACGAAAACAAGTTGATCGCCGAGCGCCGTGAGAAACTCAAATCGCTGCGTGGGCAGGGCATCGCGTACCCGAACGACTTCCGTCGCGAGGACTTTGCCGGGCAGCTGCAGGCCGAATTCGCCGATGCCGACACCTGGACCGCCGAGGCTCTGGAAGGCAACGGCCGCCAGGTGAAGATGGCCGGCCGCCTGATGGCCAAGCGCATCATGGGCAAGGCCAGCTTCGCGCAGATCCAGGACGAGTCCGGCCGCATCCAGCTGTTCCTGCAGGGCGGCACGCTGGGCGATGCCTACACCGCCTTCAAGGGCTGGGACGTGGGCGACATCATCGCCGTCGAAGGCGCCCTGACCCGCACCAAGACCGGCGAACTGTCGGTCAAGGCCGAATCGATCCGCCTGCTGACCAAGTCGCTGCGCCCGCTGCCGGACAAGTGGCACGGCCTGGCCGACGTCGAGCAGCGCTACCGCCAGCGTTACGTCGACCTGATCGTGACCCCGGAATCGCGCGCGGTCTTCATCAAGCGCTCCAAGATCATCCGCGCCATGCGCGCGTGGCTGGACAACCGCGACTTCCTGGAAGTCGAGACGCCGATGATGCATTACATCCCCGGCGGCGCAGCGGCCAAGCCGTTCACCACCCACCACAACGCGCTGGACCTGGACCTGTACCTGCGCGTGGCGCCGGAGCTGTACCTCAAGCGCCTGACCGTGGGCGGCCTGGAGCGGGTGTACGAGATCAACCGCAACTTCCGCAACGAAGGCGTCAGCACCCGCCACAACCCGGAGTTCACCATGATGGAGCTGTACGAGGCCTACGCCACGTACAACGAGATCATGGACCTGACCGAAGGCGTGATCCGTGACGTGGCCACCACCGTCAACGGCGGCACCGAAGTGGAATGGGACGGGGCGAAGATCGACCTGGGCCCGGCTTTCCGCCGCTGGCGCATGGACGAGGCGGTGCGCCACCACAATCCGGAAATCTCGGCGGCCGACTGCACCGACCGCGAGGCGCTGCTGCGCCATTGCGAGCGCCTGAAGATCCGCGTCAAGCCGTCCTACGGCTGGGGCAAGCTGCTGCTGGAAATCTTCGAAGCGACCGTCGAACACACCCTGATCCAGCCGACCTTCATCACCGACCATCCGGTGGAAGTCTCGCCGCTGGCCCGTGCCAACGACAACGATCCGGGCTACACCGACCGCTTCGAGCTGTTCGTCAACGGCAAGGAGCTGGCCAACGGCTTCTCCGAGCTGAACGATCCGGAAGACCAGGCGCAGCGCTTCCAGGCCCAGGTGGCCGCGAAGGAAGGTGGCGACGACGAGGCCATGCACTACGACGCCGATTACATCCGTGCGCTGGAGTACGGTATGGCCCCGACCGGTGGACTGGGCATCGGCGTGGATCGCCTGGTGATGCTGCTGACCGGCAGCAGCTCGATCCGCGACGTGCTCCTGTTCCCGTACATGCGCCCCGAGCAGTAAGACGCAGTACCGCTCCCGACTGTGCGCGCCGTTCCGGATCCGGGCGGCGCCATTGACGCGATGCTTACTCGGCGTATGGTTGTTGCACGGCCTTGACACCCACTGTGGCTTGATGGGGTTGGGGAGGGACGATGTGAAGAACCCGCTTCACATTGTGACGACGATCATGAACCGGGGACGCTCGTGACGGGAGTCGTGCCTATGCAGGGTGCCAGTGTGCACAGCGGCGGGGTATCCTCGCTGGCTGATCTTCCAGCGTGGTCGAGAAGGCAGGCAGAGAACGCCTTGAACATCGTCATCGTCGATGACCAGACGTCCGCACGGACGATGCTGCGCCATGTCATTGAAGACATCGCGCCCGAATTGAGCGTGCACGACTTTGGTGATCCACTCACCGCACTTGCCTGGTGCGAGTCGTACCCGGTTGACCTGCTGCTGCTGGACTACCGCATGCCGGAGATGGACGGGCTGGAATTCGCCCGCCGCTTCCGCCGGCTGCCCAAGCACCGCGATATTCCCGTGATCCTGATCACCGTGGTCGGCGACGAGCCGATCCGGCAGGCCGCGCTGGAAGCGGGCGTCATCGATTTCCTGGTCAAGCCGATCCGCCCGCGCGAGCTGCGGGCGCGCTGCTACAACCTGTTGCAGCTGCGCCAGCAGGCCGAGAATGTGAAGCAACGCGCGCTGTCGCTGGAACAGAGGCTGCTGGCCAGCATGCACGAGGTGGAGGAGCGCGAACGCGAGACCCTCTCGCGGCTGGCACGCGCCATCGAGTTCCGTGATGCCGGCACCAGCGCCTACCTCGAGCGCATGGCGCGCGTGGCCGGGCTGATCGCCGAGCAGCTGGGACTGCCTGAGGAAGAGGTCAAGCTGATCGAGATGGCCGCGCCCCTGCACGACATGGGCAAGATCGCCATTCCCGATGCGGTGCTGCTCAAGCAGGGCAAGCTCAACGACGAGGAGCTGGCGATCATGCGCCGGCATCCGCGCATCGGCCATGAGCTGCTCAGCGGCAGCCAGAACCGCTTCATCCAGGTCGGCGCGTTGATCGCGCTGCGCCACCATGAGCGCTATGACGGCAGCGGCTACCCCGATGGCCTGGTCGGCGACGCGATCCCGCTGGAAGCACGCATCGTCG contains these protein-coding regions:
- a CDS encoding acetolactate synthase large subunit, with the translated sequence MSKGSDLLVAALENEGVERIFGIPGEENLDVVESLRHSSIELVITRHEQAAVFMAATYGRLTGKPGVCLATLGPGALNFTTGAAYALLGAWPVIMITGQKGIVASKQARFQIVDIVSTMKPLTKLARQIVSARTIPTIVREAFRVAQEERPGPVLLELPEDIAATEVEDVALIPTHAVDRPIASPEALDRAAEIIRTAKRPLLMIASAASRPQSSEALSAFVQRAGIPFFTTQMGKGAVAGGSGLYMGTAALTERDYVHMAIDQADVIVTIGHEVTEKPPFVMRPGGPTVIHIGYSQAAVEQVYFPQVEVIGDIGRSLTQLGDRIEGAVANADALLPLRATILEHLADRAEEDGFTPQRLVHDVRQVMPPDGIVALDNGMYKIWFARNYRTQVANTLLLDNALATMGAGLPSAIMASILYPQRRVLAVCGDGGFMMNSQELETARRLGLNLVVLILNDGAYGMIRWKQAVDGFTDYGMTFTNPDFVKYAEAYGCKGHEVTAIEQFIPTLEAAFNEGGVHLVSVPVDYSENQRVLVEELRQAFPGNA
- a CDS encoding two-component system response regulator, with protein sequence MQGASVHSGGVSSLADLPAWSRRQAENALNIVIVDDQTSARTMLRHVIEDIAPELSVHDFGDPLTALAWCESYPVDLLLLDYRMPEMDGLEFARRFRRLPKHRDIPVILITVVGDEPIRQAALEAGVIDFLVKPIRPRELRARCYNLLQLRQQAENVKQRALSLEQRLLASMHEVEERERETLSRLARAIEFRDAGTSAYLERMARVAGLIAEQLGLPEEEVKLIEMAAPLHDMGKIAIPDAVLLKQGKLNDEELAIMRRHPRIGHELLSGSQNRFIQVGALIALRHHERYDGSGYPDGLVGDAIPLEARIVAVADVFDALISPRPYKEAWTFEATLAYLYAQRGRLFDPRCVDALLRGREALEQICADHSTASARPGMGA
- the lysS gene encoding lysine--tRNA ligase, encoding MSEATDTPPVDENKLIAERREKLKSLRGQGIAYPNDFRREDFAGQLQAEFADADTWTAEALEGNGRQVKMAGRLMAKRIMGKASFAQIQDESGRIQLFLQGGTLGDAYTAFKGWDVGDIIAVEGALTRTKTGELSVKAESIRLLTKSLRPLPDKWHGLADVEQRYRQRYVDLIVTPESRAVFIKRSKIIRAMRAWLDNRDFLEVETPMMHYIPGGAAAKPFTTHHNALDLDLYLRVAPELYLKRLTVGGLERVYEINRNFRNEGVSTRHNPEFTMMELYEAYATYNEIMDLTEGVIRDVATTVNGGTEVEWDGAKIDLGPAFRRWRMDEAVRHHNPEISAADCTDREALLRHCERLKIRVKPSYGWGKLLLEIFEATVEHTLIQPTFITDHPVEVSPLARANDNDPGYTDRFELFVNGKELANGFSELNDPEDQAQRFQAQVAAKEGGDDEAMHYDADYIRALEYGMAPTGGLGIGVDRLVMLLTGSSSIRDVLLFPYMRPEQ
- a CDS encoding NAD-dependent succinate-semialdehyde dehydrogenase, with the protein product MSTAPTTAISRDPATGQEIASHPFATAAELETLLQRGQAGFAAWSTQPLEARAAVLRAMAAVLRRDREPLAALATAEMGKVHAESLAEIEKCALLCDWYAENGAQFLRDEPTQVANNKAYVSYLPLGVVLGIMPWNFPYWQVMRAAVPILMGGNGFLLKPAENIVGTAQLLDAAWREAGLPDGTFIAANISREGTSAAIADDRIAAVTLTGSVAAGRSIAAQAGQALKKVVLELGGSDPFIVLADADLDAAVDAAVASRFQNTGQVCIAGKRIIVEAAVYDRFVAQFCQKVQALTIGDGREAGNRIGPMARQDLLEQLDAQVRASVDAGAQLLVGGHQLDRPGSFYAPTVLAGVEPGMQAFDTETFGPVASITRARDADHAVELANQSEFGLSGNLWTGNRERAMQLARRLQTGGVFVNGFSASDPRVPIGGVKKSGFGRELSHFGIREFVNAQTVWFDKR